Proteins co-encoded in one Triticum dicoccoides isolate Atlit2015 ecotype Zavitan unplaced genomic scaffold, WEW_v2.0 scaffold164218, whole genome shotgun sequence genomic window:
- the LOC119344325 gene encoding putative receptor-like protein kinase At4g00960: MSTLTHVNLAKLLYYCREGDEWILVYEWMEKKSLNLYIFGEEGLRSSLSWAQRREIIRGVAIGVEFLHGRGFIHRDLKPANILVSDTWVPKIADFATAKLFIDEQTDLTLVQTRGYVAPEYIGEGALTYKCDVYSFGVVLLETVSGKRRTSNAMFLPDAWELWNQCKSGELLDVAVGGEPEGEVLSGLLRCIQIGLLCVQYLPEHRPSMSEVVAMLNNSSQLPRPLKPTPNSRPGPGA, translated from the exons ATGTCAACGCTCACCCATGTCAATCTTGCTAAGCTCCTCTACTATTGCCGGGAAGGAGATGAGTGGATACTAGTCTACGAGTGGATGGAGAAAAAAAGTTTGAATCTTTACATATTTG GAGAAGAAGGACTCCGTTCCTCACTGAGTTGGGCGCAAAGACGGGAAATAATTCGAGGTGTGGCCATAGGTGTTGAATTTCTTCACGGCAGAGGATTCATTCACAGGGATCTAAAACCTGCGAACATACTTGTCAGTGATACGTGGGTTCCAAAGATAGCAGACTTTGCCACCGCAAAGCTATTTATTGACGAGCAGACAGATTTGACATTAGTACAGACACG GGGATATGTGGCTCCAGAGTATATAGGGGAAGGGGCCCTGACGTACAAGTGTGATGTATATAGCTTCGGAGTCGTTTTGCTGGAGACAGTCAGTGGCAAAAGGAGAACAAGCAATGCAATGTTCCTTCCTGAT GCCTGGGAATTGTGGAATCAATGTAAGAGCGGGGAGCTTCTTGATGTGGCGGTGGGTGGTGAACCTGAAGGTGAAGTCTTGTCGGGGCTACTCAGATGCATCCAGATTGGCCTTCTCTGCGTGCAGTATTTGCCAGAGCATAGACCTTCAATGTCTGAAGTTGTGGCAATGCTAAACAACAGCTCACAGCTCCCCAGGCCACTGAAACCCACACCAAACAGCAGACCGGGACCGGGCGCATAG